From Cecembia calidifontis, one genomic window encodes:
- a CDS encoding bifunctional 3-deoxy-7-phosphoheptulonate synthase/chorismate mutase type II, whose protein sequence is MEIKKITDWGIFDSYPLFIAGPCSVETPEQLDSTVGELAKLGFKIIRGGVWKPRTRPNSFEGLGSIALPWIQDLQLKYNVQFAIEVASPYHVEQALEHGIGIFWIGARSTVNPFTVQEIANSLRGLDVPVFVKNPVNPDLALWIGALERINQAGIKRLGAIHRGFSNFNDKVYRNSPTWQIPLELKTRYPDIPLINDPSHISGRRDLILPVSQMALDLNFDGFIIESHIDPDKAWSDSAQQLKPTALNDLIRQLQTRIPAVDNPLLESQLEIIRGHIDEVDRELLEVLSRRMKLVEKAGEYKRLNNVAIFQMERWKKVFETRPEWAKALQINPEFVKELFNIIHTESIKKQEEIMEGKLDDALRDD, encoded by the coding sequence TTGGAAATCAAAAAAATAACGGATTGGGGGATTTTTGATAGTTATCCCCTATTTATAGCTGGCCCATGTAGTGTAGAGACTCCTGAGCAATTGGATAGTACGGTGGGTGAATTGGCAAAACTGGGATTCAAAATTATCAGGGGAGGGGTATGGAAACCCAGAACCCGTCCCAATTCCTTTGAAGGCCTGGGAAGTATTGCCCTGCCTTGGATTCAGGACCTTCAGTTAAAATACAACGTGCAGTTTGCCATTGAGGTGGCCAGTCCTTATCATGTGGAGCAAGCACTTGAACACGGAATTGGTATATTCTGGATTGGCGCCAGGTCAACGGTCAATCCATTCACCGTTCAGGAAATTGCTAATAGCCTCCGTGGCCTGGACGTACCTGTGTTTGTAAAAAATCCGGTAAATCCCGACCTCGCTCTGTGGATTGGGGCATTGGAAAGAATCAATCAGGCTGGAATCAAAAGGTTGGGTGCGATTCATAGGGGATTTTCCAATTTCAATGACAAAGTTTACAGGAACAGCCCTACTTGGCAAATTCCTTTGGAATTAAAAACACGATACCCTGATATCCCCTTGATCAATGACCCCAGTCATATTTCAGGAAGAAGGGATCTGATTTTACCGGTTTCCCAAATGGCCCTTGATCTGAATTTTGATGGGTTTATCATAGAATCACACATTGATCCGGATAAAGCTTGGTCCGACAGTGCACAACAACTTAAGCCAACAGCTTTGAATGATTTGATTCGTCAACTTCAGACTAGAATACCTGCTGTGGATAATCCTTTATTGGAGTCTCAATTGGAAATCATCCGTGGACACATAGATGAAGTAGATAGGGAATTGTTGGAAGTGCTGAGCAGAAGGATGAAGCTCGTCGAAAAAGCCGGAGAATATAAGAGATTGAACAATGTGGCCATTTTCCAGATGGAAAGATGGAAAAAGGTTTTTGAAACCAGGCCAGAATGGGCGAAGGCACTTCAGATCAATCCTGAATTTGTCAAAGAATTATTTAATATCATTCACACCGAGTCCATCAAAAAGCAGGAGGAAATTATGGAAGGGAAGCTTGATGATGCCCTAAGGGATGATTGA
- the aroB gene encoding 3-dehydroquinate synthase, translating into METVLFSGQIANDLKKFLGHLDFSSLGIIMDDNTQKFCLPLIEEILPESAKTFSFPAGENQKNLETCVHIWEWMTREGFDRKTLIINLGGGVTGDMGGFCAATYKRGIKFINIPTTLLSQVDASVGGKLGIDFQGFKNHIGVFTQPEAVIIAVEFLKTLPQREFRSGFAEVLKHGLIRNADYFRSLKNENWQDQAWQEIIEKSVSIKKDVVEKDPKESGLRKILNFGHTIGHAFESFFLGTDKHLLHGEAIAIGMICEAFLSAKKCSLSKDEMEEIEKSLLSVFGHVEFSENDIPQIIQLCAQDKKNEANTLYFSLLRRIGECDYQIPVTAQEIHESIQHYRSLKL; encoded by the coding sequence TTGGAGACAGTTTTATTTTCCGGTCAAATAGCCAATGACCTAAAGAAATTTTTGGGCCATTTAGATTTTTCCTCTTTGGGGATAATAATGGATGACAACACCCAAAAATTTTGTTTGCCACTGATTGAGGAGATTTTGCCCGAATCTGCCAAAACATTTTCCTTTCCTGCCGGGGAAAACCAAAAAAACCTGGAAACCTGTGTACATATATGGGAGTGGATGACCCGGGAGGGATTTGACCGCAAGACATTGATCATCAACCTGGGAGGTGGAGTCACGGGTGATATGGGTGGATTTTGCGCAGCTACCTACAAAAGAGGTATAAAATTTATCAATATTCCAACTACGCTGTTGTCACAGGTAGATGCCAGCGTGGGGGGGAAGTTGGGAATAGATTTCCAGGGCTTCAAAAACCATATAGGAGTATTTACCCAACCAGAAGCAGTAATAATTGCAGTAGAATTTCTAAAAACCCTACCTCAAAGAGAATTTAGATCAGGATTTGCTGAAGTACTCAAACATGGGCTGATCCGTAATGCAGATTATTTTCGAAGTTTGAAAAATGAAAACTGGCAAGATCAAGCTTGGCAGGAAATCATCGAAAAATCTGTCAGTATCAAAAAGGATGTTGTAGAAAAGGACCCCAAGGAATCGGGGCTAAGAAAAATTCTGAATTTTGGGCACACCATTGGGCATGCATTTGAATCTTTCTTTTTGGGAACCGATAAGCATTTGTTGCATGGGGAAGCTATAGCTATAGGAATGATTTGTGAAGCTTTCCTTTCAGCTAAAAAATGCAGTCTTTCAAAAGATGAAATGGAGGAAATAGAAAAATCCCTTTTAAGTGTTTTCGGTCATGTTGAATTTTCAGAAAATGACATTCCTCAAATTATTCAACTCTGTGCCCAGGATAAAAAGAACGAAGCCAACACCCTTTATTTTTCGCTTTTGAGGAGGATAGGGGAATGTGATTATCAGATTCCTGTTACGGCCCAAGAAATCCATGAATCTATTCAACATTACAGATCATTAAAGCTTTGA
- a CDS encoding chorismate mutase, producing MQDHLQTKDWGLGLKGHTIIAGPCSAETPEQIEKVCLDMKKENMVPDMFRAGIWKPRTRPGSFEGIGEDGLKWMEIVRHHLNIPITTEVGNAAHVESALKHNVDVLWVGARTTVNPFAVQELAEALRGVDIPVMVKNPMNPDLQLWIGALERFHAVGINKLAAIHRGFSDSYDKRFRNKPNWSMPIHLKREWKGMEVINDPSHIVGNREGILETAQRAINFGLDGLMIETHHDPDNAWSDAKQQVTPARLKQILSQIDFKNTLGEESPSERLNDLRNAIDHLDDQLLDILQERFSLIDQVGAYKREHNLAVFQSDRWKFVMESRTQKGIQKNLSEKFMKELLYCIHEESVKRQEKQLREAEPVKKS from the coding sequence ATGCAAGATCATTTACAAACCAAAGATTGGGGATTAGGGCTAAAAGGCCACACCATCATCGCGGGCCCATGCAGTGCAGAGACACCGGAACAAATTGAGAAAGTCTGTCTCGATATGAAAAAAGAAAACATGGTTCCTGATATGTTCCGTGCAGGAATATGGAAGCCTAGAACAAGGCCGGGATCTTTTGAGGGGATTGGAGAAGATGGATTGAAATGGATGGAAATTGTGAGACATCACCTGAATATTCCGATTACTACAGAGGTGGGCAATGCCGCTCATGTGGAAAGCGCCTTAAAGCATAACGTGGATGTTCTTTGGGTAGGTGCAAGGACCACAGTCAATCCATTTGCTGTACAGGAACTGGCCGAAGCGCTTCGTGGAGTCGATATTCCTGTAATGGTGAAAAACCCCATGAATCCTGATTTACAACTTTGGATAGGGGCCTTGGAAAGATTCCATGCAGTGGGAATCAACAAATTGGCAGCTATCCATAGGGGTTTTTCTGATTCCTATGATAAAAGATTCAGGAACAAACCCAATTGGTCTATGCCGATTCACCTGAAAAGGGAATGGAAAGGAATGGAAGTGATCAATGACCCCAGCCATATTGTAGGGAATAGGGAGGGGATCCTTGAAACTGCCCAGAGGGCGATCAATTTTGGCTTGGATGGTTTGATGATAGAAACCCACCACGATCCGGACAATGCTTGGTCTGATGCCAAACAACAGGTAACTCCTGCCAGACTGAAGCAGATCCTTTCCCAGATAGACTTCAAAAACACCTTGGGAGAGGAAAGCCCAAGTGAAAGGTTAAATGATCTTCGAAATGCAATTGATCACCTGGATGATCAGTTATTGGATATTTTGCAGGAGAGGTTCTCCCTGATTGATCAGGTAGGAGCTTACAAAAGAGAACATAACCTTGCGGTATTTCAATCTGACAGATGGAAGTTTGTAATGGAGTCCAGAACACAAAAGGGGATTCAGAAAAACCTCAGCGAAAAATTCATGAAAGAACTGCTTTACTGCATCCATGAAGAGTCAGTGAAAAGGCAGGAAAAACAATTGAGGGAAGCAGAACCTGTCAAGAAAAGTTAA
- the aroA gene encoding 3-phosphoshikimate 1-carboxyvinyltransferase — MKTLVLNQLPSFQPCIIPLPSSKSESNRALVIDALTEGENHLLNLAEARDTQTMIRLLKENPPVYDVLDAGTTMRFLTAYAAVTNQNKVMTGTARMCERPIGILVDALREIGAEIHYLNREGFPPLAVHGLQEQKSDQVKIRGDVSSQYISALLMIAPRLPHGLKLELEGKVGSRTYIEMTIQLMKSFGVEVIWDGNTISVAPQNYKPTTFSVESDWSGASYWFSLVACADEGELFLEGLKENSLQGDSKIVEIMDRLGVKSEFKAGGVRLTKQAIKGFEAFDFTHCPDIAQTVAVTCAIVGQKTEFTGIESLRIKETDRIFALQQELAKFNADFVETEKDVFTLIPSVNMPNQVRIHTYDDHRMAMAFMPLMTKTRVIIEDPEVVNKSYPSFWKHLELLSPKI; from the coding sequence TTGAAAACACTAGTCTTAAACCAATTGCCTTCCTTTCAGCCATGCATCATACCCTTGCCTTCATCCAAAAGTGAAAGTAATAGGGCCCTTGTAATAGATGCCTTGACAGAAGGAGAAAATCACTTGCTCAATCTTGCAGAGGCCAGGGATACACAAACCATGATCAGGCTTTTAAAGGAAAATCCTCCGGTCTATGATGTGCTTGATGCTGGTACAACCATGCGTTTTTTGACGGCTTATGCCGCCGTCACCAATCAGAACAAAGTGATGACTGGTACTGCCAGGATGTGTGAAAGACCGATCGGGATTTTGGTAGATGCACTAAGGGAAATAGGAGCTGAAATCCATTACCTTAACAGGGAGGGGTTCCCACCTTTGGCTGTCCATGGCCTTCAAGAACAAAAATCAGATCAAGTTAAGATTAGAGGTGATGTCAGTAGCCAATATATTTCAGCGCTTTTGATGATTGCCCCCAGACTTCCCCATGGGCTCAAGCTGGAATTAGAAGGGAAAGTGGGGTCAAGGACTTATATTGAAATGACCATTCAATTGATGAAATCATTTGGGGTAGAGGTAATTTGGGATGGAAATACGATTTCCGTAGCACCACAAAATTATAAGCCAACAACTTTTTCTGTAGAAAGCGATTGGTCAGGTGCCAGTTACTGGTTCAGTTTGGTGGCCTGTGCTGATGAAGGGGAGTTGTTCTTGGAAGGATTAAAAGAAAATAGCCTGCAAGGAGATTCCAAAATTGTGGAAATTATGGATCGCTTGGGGGTAAAAAGCGAATTTAAAGCTGGAGGGGTCCGACTTACCAAGCAGGCCATCAAAGGTTTTGAAGCTTTCGATTTTACCCATTGCCCTGATATAGCCCAAACAGTTGCCGTTACCTGTGCCATCGTTGGTCAGAAAACAGAATTTACAGGGATTGAGAGTCTTAGGATCAAAGAAACGGATAGGATTTTTGCTTTACAACAAGAACTTGCCAAGTTCAATGCGGATTTTGTGGAGACAGAAAAGGATGTGTTTACCTTAATCCCAAGTGTCAATATGCCCAACCAGGTCAGGATCCATACCTATGATGACCACAGGATGGCCATGGCATTTATGCCTTTGATGACCAAAACAAGGGTAATCATAGAGGATCCTGAAGTTGTCAATAAATCATATCCAAGTTTTTGGAAACATCTGGAATTATTAAGCCCCAAAATTTAA
- a CDS encoding DMT family protein, with product MKGVLTIMLLVLSNTFMTFAWYGHLKFKEMRWFENLGIVSIVLISWGIAFFEYIFQVPANRIGFRENGGPFSLVELKVLQEVITLVVFMAFTFIFFKNESIKANHIIGFFFLVLAVYFIFKK from the coding sequence ATGAAAGGAGTACTTACCATCATGTTGCTCGTCCTGTCCAATACCTTCATGACTTTTGCATGGTATGGGCATTTGAAATTCAAGGAAATGCGCTGGTTTGAGAATTTAGGGATAGTTTCCATAGTCCTGATCAGTTGGGGAATAGCCTTCTTTGAATATATCTTTCAAGTTCCGGCCAATAGAATTGGTTTTAGGGAAAACGGAGGGCCTTTTTCCCTGGTAGAATTAAAGGTTTTGCAAGAGGTAATTACTTTGGTGGTGTTTATGGCTTTTACTTTCATTTTTTTTAAAAATGAAAGCATAAAGGCCAATCACATTATCGGTTTTTTCTTTTTGGTGCTTGCAGTCTATTTTATTTTTAAAAAATAA
- a CDS encoding proline dehydrogenase family protein: protein MSVKPKISFENLEVAFASKSDAELKKMYYIFATINNNLAVSLGIKLANLAFALKLPINGIMKRTMFGHFCGGESIEDCEKSIKKLAEYGVKTILDYSVEGKGDENSFEATKNEILRTIERSAEDPNIPFAVFKVTGLGDYQIMTKIQEGKKLSNEEEEAFQRLEKRVDELCEAAYKVGTKILIDAEDSWYQDILDKLVYRAMEKYNKTSCVVYNTYQMYRHDMLQRLKDAHKTALEKGYLLGAKLVRGAYMEKERERALKNGYPSPIQPDKASTDRDYNAAVKYCVDNIQTINLVSGSHNEQSNLLLTELIGEYGLAENDERVYFAQLYGMSDNISFNLADAGYNVVKYVPYGPVEKVMPYLSRRAEENTSVAGQSSREFELIKKELNRRRGNKN from the coding sequence ATGTCTGTTAAACCCAAAATTTCTTTCGAGAATTTAGAAGTTGCCTTTGCATCCAAATCGGATGCAGAACTCAAAAAGATGTACTACATCTTTGCCACGATAAACAATAATCTGGCTGTTAGCCTCGGAATCAAGCTGGCTAATTTGGCATTTGCATTGAAGTTGCCCATCAATGGCATCATGAAAAGAACCATGTTCGGTCATTTCTGTGGTGGTGAAAGCATTGAAGACTGCGAAAAATCAATAAAAAAACTGGCTGAATATGGAGTAAAGACGATTTTGGATTACTCGGTGGAAGGAAAGGGTGATGAGAATAGTTTTGAGGCCACAAAAAACGAAATTCTCAGAACCATTGAAAGATCAGCTGAAGATCCAAATATTCCTTTTGCTGTATTTAAGGTCACCGGACTTGGTGACTACCAAATTATGACAAAAATACAGGAGGGGAAAAAACTCAGCAATGAAGAAGAAGAAGCTTTCCAAAGACTGGAAAAACGGGTAGATGAGCTGTGTGAAGCGGCATATAAAGTAGGCACCAAAATCCTGATAGATGCGGAAGATTCCTGGTATCAGGATATTTTGGACAAACTGGTCTACCGTGCCATGGAAAAGTATAACAAAACATCCTGCGTGGTGTACAATACTTATCAAATGTACAGGCATGATATGCTTCAAAGACTAAAAGACGCCCATAAAACAGCCTTAGAAAAAGGATATTTGCTGGGCGCTAAACTGGTAAGGGGAGCTTACATGGAAAAAGAAAGGGAAAGAGCGTTGAAAAATGGTTATCCAAGTCCTATCCAACCGGATAAAGCTTCAACGGACAGGGATTATAATGCAGCAGTAAAATATTGTGTTGACAATATTCAGACCATCAATCTGGTATCCGGATCACACAACGAACAAAGCAACCTTCTTCTGACAGAGCTTATAGGTGAATATGGCTTGGCAGAAAATGACGAAAGGGTCTACTTTGCCCAACTTTACGGCATGAGTGACAATATATCTTTCAATCTGGCAGATGCCGGATATAATGTGGTCAAATATGTGCCTTATGGGCCTGTTGAAAAAGTAATGCCCTACCTATCAAGGAGGGCTGAAGAAAACACTTCTGTAGCCGGACAAAGCAGCAGGGAATTTGAACTGATCAAAAAAGAATTGAACCGGAGAAGGGGAAATAAAAATTAA